A part of bacterium genomic DNA contains:
- a CDS encoding M67 family metallopeptidase gives MNRPIIHLHFRQLEDINEHGQKTYPEECCGFLFGTEVGNERVIHEVVPIDNSRQDNKERRFLITPEDFLEAERRAENLDLNLIGFYHSHPDHPAIPSEFDREHALPFYSYVILSVRNRKPAEIRSYQLADDRESYCEEKLIIHQRVAI, from the coding sequence ATGAACAGGCCGATTATTCATCTGCATTTCCGTCAATTGGAGGACATCAATGAGCACGGTCAGAAAACCTATCCCGAAGAATGCTGCGGATTTCTGTTCGGGACAGAGGTCGGCAACGAGCGGGTTATTCACGAGGTCGTTCCGATTGACAACAGCCGTCAGGACAACAAGGAGCGACGGTTCCTGATCACTCCGGAAGACTTCCTTGAAGCGGAACGGCGCGCGGAGAATCTTGATTTAAACCTGATCGGATTCTACCACAGTCATCCGGATCATCCGGCGATTCCTTCGGAGTTTGACCGCGAACACGCGCTGCCGTTCTACTCTTATGTCATCTTGTCCGTTCGCAACCGGAAGCCTGCGGAGATTCGGAGTTACCAGCTTGCCGACGACCGTGAAAGCTACTGCGAAGAGAAGTTAATCATTCACCAGAGAGTTGCAATATAA